The following proteins are co-located in the Vigna unguiculata cultivar IT97K-499-35 chromosome 9, ASM411807v1, whole genome shotgun sequence genome:
- the LOC114163924 gene encoding CBL-interacting serine/threonine-protein kinase 25-like yields the protein MMEECQTVFGKYELGRLLGKGTFAKVYYGKQISTGESVAIKVMSKEQVRKEGMMEQIKREISVMRLVRHPNVVELKEVMATKTKIYFVMEYVRGGELFAKISKGKLKEDQARKYFQQLISAVDYCHSRGVSHRDLKPENLLLDDDENLKISDFGLSALPEQLRYDGLLHTQCGTPAYVAPEVLRKKGYDGSKADTWSCGVVLYVLLAGFLPFQHENLMTMYNKVLRAEFDFPPWFSPESKRLISKILVADPAKRTTISAITRVPWFRKGLPLSSVADTCQVDNQDTVTEEPNSNPKVPKFFNAFEFISSMSSGFDLSGLFETKRKTATVFTSKCSAVAIMAKIAAAARGLSFAVAEVKDFKIRLQGTAVGRKGRLAITAEVFEVAPEVAVVEFSKSAGDTLEYAKFCEEDVRPALKDIVWTWQGDATWAANVPGCHGEECQKAVVSTV from the coding sequence aTGATGGAAGAGTGTCAGACGGTGTTCGGAAAGTACGAGTTGGGGAGGCTTCTGGGGAAGGGGACGTTTGCCAAAGTGTATTATGGGAAGCAGATAAGCACAGGCGAGAGCGTGGCGATCAAAGTAATGAGTAAAGAGCAGGTGCGGAAGGAAGGGATGATGGAACAGATCAAACGCGAAATCTCGGTTATGCGTTTGGTTCGACATCCAAACGTTGTCGAACTCAAAGAGGTGATGGCcacaaagacaaaaatatacTTCGTCATGGAATACGTCCGTGGCGGCGAACTCTTCGCCAAAATCTCCAAAGGCAAGCTCAAAGAAGATCAGGCCCGCAAATATTTCCAGCAATTGATCAGCGCCGTCGATTACTGCCACAGCAGAGGGGTCTCCCACCGCGATCTCAAACCCGAAAATCTCCTCCTCGACGACGACGAAAACCTCAAAATCTCGGATTTCGGTCTGTCCGCACTGCCCGAACAGCTTCGTTACGACGGACTCCTCCACACACAGTGTGGAACCCCTGCCTACGTGGCGCCGGAAGTCTTGAGAAAAAAGGGTTACGATGGGTCAAAAGCCGATACCTGGTCCTGCGGCGTCGTTTTGTACGTTCTTTTGGCTGGCTTTCTCCCCTTCCAACACGAGAATCTGATGACCATGTATAACAAAGTCCTGAGAGCGGAATTCGATTTCCCACCCTGGTTTTCTCCCGAATCCAAGAGGTTGATCTCCAAGATTCTCGTCGCCGACCCTGCCAAGAGAACCACCATTTCCGCCATCACGCGCGTCCCCTGGTTCCGCAAAGGCCTCCCGTTGTCCTCCGTCGCCGACACATGTCAGGTCGACAACCAAGACACGGTTACGGAGGAACCTAATAGTAATCCCAAGGTTCCCAAGTTCTTCAACGCCTTCGAGTTCATCTCCTCCATGTCGTCGGGCTTTGATCTCTCTGGCCTGTTCGAGACCAAGCGGAAGACGGCCACGGTGTTCACCTCCAAGTGTTCCGCGGTGGCGATTATGGCCAAGATCGCCGCGGCAGCCAGGGGGCTGAGTTTTGCAGTGGCGGAGGTGAAGGACTTCAAGATCCGCCTCCAGGGGACGGCGGTGGGAAGGAAGGGGCGGCTCGCGATCACGGCAGAGGTGTTCGAGGTGGCACCGGAGGTGGCCGTGGTGGAGTTTTCGAAGTCCGCCGGCGATACCTTGGAATACGCCAAATTTTGCGAAGAAGACGTTAGGCCTGCGCTGAAGGACATTGTCTGGACGTGGCAAGGGGATGCCACGTGGGCTGCTAACGTGCCCGGCTGTCACGGTGAGGAGTGTCAAAAGGCGGTCGTTAGCACtgtataa